The following proteins come from a genomic window of Perognathus longimembris pacificus isolate PPM17 chromosome 12, ASM2315922v1, whole genome shotgun sequence:
- the Trmt12 gene encoding tRNA wybutosine-synthesizing protein 2 homolog, whose protein sequence is MESEGGRPAAVVAVVTERRFAQRYREYLEQCELLDRWHRVGTMPGGTVAIPVLGDTLPERHLQELRTRVAPGSTCVLTQLLHPAPSKKAWGCSPAQRLCRELRCWAEGRGMTWSAELEADLPRSWQRHGDLLLLNGDCFRAKPWEGLEPELWEIVASVLGAQRLAKRARVLPDGMRTPAVTLLLGDHGWVEHVDNGIRYKFDVTKCMFSCGNITEKLRVASLSCAGEVVVDLYAGIGYFTLPFLVHAGAAFVHACEWNPHAVAALRNNLEINGVADRCQIHFGDNRKLKFSNIADRVNLGLIPSSEEGWQVACQMLRQDTGGVLHIHQNVESFPGKNLQPQRNNQMEKEHRPYPQQIISNEWENGDTRNSARKMTSLAKLEWWRWAEFVETRITSLLQQVHGKLWKTQILHIRPVKSYAPHVDHIVLDLECRPCPVVG, encoded by the coding sequence ATGGAGAGCGAAGGTGGGAGGCCCGCGGCTGTCGTTGCCGTTGTGACTGAACGTCGGTTTGCCCAGCGGTACCGGGAGTATCTCGAGCAGTGCGAACTCTTGGATAGGTGGCACCGCGTGGGAACGATGCCCGGCGGCACAGTGGCTATACCGGTGCTGGGGGACACCCTCCCCGAGCGGCACCTGCAGGAGCTGAGGACTCGCGTGGCCCCCGGGAGCACTTGTGTGCTCACGCAGCTCCTGCATCCTGCCCCTTCCAAGAAGGCCTGGGGGTGTTCGCCTGCCCAGAGACTGTGTCGTGAGTTGAGGTGCTGGGCTGAAGGCCGGGGAATGACGTGGTCGGCCGAGTTAGAGGCCGATTTGCCCCGATCTTGGCAAAGGCATGGTGACCTCTTGTTGCTGAATGGAGACTGTTTCCGAGCCAAGCCCTGGGAAGGTCTGGAACCGGAACTCTGGGAGATTGTTGCCTCCGTCCTTGGTGCCCAGCGTTTGGCCAAACGAGCACGGGTATTACCTGATGGCATGCGAACACCAGCAGTGACTTTGTTGCTAGGCGACCACGGCTGGGTAGAGCACGTGGATAATGGTATCCGTTATAAGTTTGATGTGACCAAATGCATGTTCTCTTGCGGAAACATCACTGAGAAGCTGCGGGTGGCATCGCTGTCCTGTGCGGGGGAAGTGGTGGTGGATCTCTATGCTGGGATCGGTTATTTTACATTGCCCTTCCTAGTTCACGCTGGTGCTGCTTTCGTCCATGCCTGTGAGTGGAACCCCCATGCTGTAGCTGCACTGAGAAATAACCTGGAGATCAATGGAGTAGCAGATCGGTGTCAAATACACTTTGGGGATAACAGGAAACTAAAATTTTCAAACATTGCAGACAGGGTGAACCTGGGGCTGATCCCCAGTTCTGAAGAAGGCTGGCAGGTTGCCTGCCAAATGCTCCGACAGGATACTGGGGGCGTTTTGCATATTCACCAAAACGTGGAATCTTTCCCAGGGAAGAATCTTCAGCCACAGAGAAACAACCAAATGGAGAAAGAACACAGGCCATATCCTCAGCAGATTATTAGCAACGAATGGGAAAACGGAGATACCAGGAATTCTGCGAGAAAAATGACATCACTAGCCAAGCTAGAGTGGTGGAGGTGGGCAGAATTTGTAGAAACTCGAATTACCAGTCTTCTTCAGCAGGTGCATGGTAAACTGTGGAAGACACAAATACTGCACATCCGACCGGTGAAATCCTATGCTCCCCATGTGGATCATATAGTGCTGGATCTGGAATGCCGCCCCTGTCCTGTAGTTGGCTAG
- the Rnf139 gene encoding E3 ubiquitin-protein ligase RNF139 — protein MARQQMWTALEVALRVPCLYIIDAIFNSYYDSSQSRFCIVLQVLLRLLGIFVSSIVLILSQRSLFKFYMYSSAFLLAATSVLVNYYAALHTDFYGAYNTSAFGIELLPRKGPSLWMALIVLQLTFGIGYITLLQIQSIYSQLIILDLLVPVIGLITELPLHIRETLVFTSSLILILNTVLVLAVKLKWFYYSTRYVYLLVRHMYRIYGLQLLMEDTWKRIRFPDILRVFWLTRITAQATVLIYILRMANETESYFISWDDFWDLICNLIISGCDSTLTVLGMSAVISSVAHYLGLGILAFIGSTEEDDRRLGFVAPVLFFILALQTGLSGLRPEERLIRLSRNMCLLLTAVLHFIHGMTDPVLMSLSASHVSSFRRHFPVLFVSACLFVLPVLLSYVLWHHYALNTWLFAVTAFCVELCLKVIVSLTVYTLFMIDGYYNVLWEKLDDYVYYVRSTGNIIEFIFGVVMFGNGAYTMMFESGSKIRACMMCLHAYFNIYLQAKNGWKTFMNRRTAVKKINSLPEIKGSRLQEIGDVCAICYHEFTTSARITPCNHYFHALCLRKWLYIQDTCPMCHQKVYIEDDIKDNSNVSNNNGFIAPNENQNPEEAIREDAAESDRELNEDDSTDCDDDDDDEGDDDDDVQRERNGGIRHTGAATEELVNDDTD, from the exons ATGGCCCGTCAGCAGATGTGGACGGCGCTCGAGGTGGCGCTCCGGGTGCCCTGCCTTTACATCATCGACGCCATCTTCAACTCCTACTACGATTCCAGCCAGAGCCGGTTCTGTATCGTGCTCCAggtcctcctccggctcctcg GGATATTTGTATCCAGTATTGTTCTGATCTTGTCACAGCGATCACTTTTCAAGTTTTACATGTACAGCTCAGCCTTTCTGTTAGCTGCAACTTCAGTGTTGGTGAATTATTATGCTGCTTTGCACACTGACTTCTATGGTGCCTACAACACATCAGCTTTTGGGATCGAGCTGCTTCCTCGGAAAGGGCCCTCACTGTGGATGGCACTCATCGTTCTACAGCTCACGTTTGGAATTGGATACATCACATTACTCCAGATTCAGTCCATCTATTCACAGTTAATTATTTTGGATCTGTTGGTTCCCGTAATAGGTTTAATCACAGAGCTACCATTACACATCAGAGAGACTTTAGTTTTTACCTCATCCTTGATCCTCATATTAAATACAGTGCTTGTCTTGGCAGTGAAACTTAAGTGGTTTTATTATTCCACACGATATGTTTATCTTTTAGTGAGGCACATGTATCGAATTTATGGATTACAGTTATTGATGGAAGACACATGGAAGAGGATTCGTTTCCCAGATATACTTCGAGTCTTCTGGCTAACAAGAATTACAGCCCAGGCTACAGTGTTAATATACATTTTAAGGATGGCAAATGAAACCGAGTCCTATTTTATTTCTTGGGATGATTTCTGGGACCTCATTTGCAATCTTATAATTAGTGGATGTGATTCTACCCTAACTGTGCTGGGCATGAGTGCTGTAATTTCCTCAGTAGCCCATTACTTGGGCCTTGGGATATTGGCCTTTATTGGATCAACTGAAGAAGATGACAGGCGGCTTGGCTTTGTAgcacctgttttattttttattttggctctTCAGACTGGTTTAAGTGGGTTAAGGCCAGAAGAGAGACTTATTCGCTTAAGTAGAAACATGTGCCTTTTATTAACTGCAGTCCTGCATTTCATCCATGGAATGACAGACCCTGTATTAATGTCTCTCAGTGCCTCCCATGTGTCATCTTTTCGTAGACATTTTCCCGTGCTATTTGTCTCTGCTTGCCTATTTGTCCTTCCCGTTTTACTCAGTTATGTTCTTTGGCATCACTATGCACTAAATACATGGTTGTTTGCAGTTACAGCCTTTTGTGTGGAACTCTGCTTAAAAGTAATTGTTTCTCTCACTGTTTATACATTATTCATGATTGATGGCTACTATAATGTCCTCTGGGAAAAGCTTGATGATTATGTCTACTACGTTCGTTCAACAGGCAATATTATTGAATTTATATTTGGAGTAGTAATGTTTGGAAATGGGGCTTATACTATGATGTTTGAGTCAGGAAGTAAAATTCGGGCTTGTATGATGTGCCTACATGCTTATTTTAACATCTATTTACAAGCAAAAAATGGATGGAAGACATTCATGAATCGTAGAACTGCCGTTAAGAAAATCAACTCACTTCCTGAAATAAAAGGGAGCCGCTTGCAAGAAATAGGCGACGTATGTGCAATCTGCTACCATGAGTTTACAACATCTGCTCGTATTACACCTTGTAATCATTATTTTCATGCACTTTGCCTTCGGAAATGGCTGTACATTCAAGATACTTGTCCAATGTGCCATCAAAAAGTATACATTGAAGATGATATCAAGGATAATTCAAATGTGTCTAACAACAATGGATTTATTGCACCTAATGAAAATCAAAATCCAGAGGAAGCTATAAGAGAAGATGCTGCTGAATCTGACAGGGAATTGAATGAAGATGACAGTACCgattgtgatgatgatgatgatgatgaaggtgatgatgatgatgatgttcaaagggaaagaaatggagggaTTCGGCATACAGGCGCAGCAACTGAAGAACTTGTTAATGATGACACTGATTAA